GCGGGCGTGTATGAAAAGCAGTTGGACCGTGAATCGGCCTACGAGCGCCTGCGCGGTGCAGCGGCGCAGGGCAACCCGTCCGCCGCCCCGGCGGGCATGGCGGACGAGGCCGGCGCCGTCTTCAAGTCCGGCCCGGCGCCCTCCCCGGCACCCGCTGAAGCTGCGGGCGGCGGCATGCTGGATGGGCTCAAGGATGTGCTGTTCGGCTCCACCGGCCCGCGCGGCGGCCGGCGCGAGGGCCTGGCCGAGACGGCGGCCAAGTCGGCGCTGCGCTCCATCGGCTCCTCGGTGGGCCGCGAGATCGTGCGCGGGGTGCTGGGCAGCTTGCTGGGCGGTGGCAAGCGGCGGCGCTGAATTCCCAAGCCCTCCGCTCACGCCCCACCCAAGCCACTCACGCCGACGCCCAGCGGCCCATCCCCCGCCGCTGGCGCCGCTTGGCCCGGCCGCGCATGTTCTGTCCATGACCCCTGATTCCCTCGCCCCGCCCTGGCGCCAGCGCCACCCCCGCATCAACGAGCTGCTGAACATCCTGGCCGTGGGCCTGGTCATCGGGGTGTTGAACTGGTTGATCCGCGGTGGGCGCCACTTTTGGGGCGGCATGCTGTATTCGCAGGCCATCACCCTGTGCATCGCCTATGGCATTGCGCTCTACAACACCGGGGTCAGCCGCTGGTTGCTGCGCCGCGGCGGCCAAAGCCCAGCCCTGCTGAAGAACTGGCCCGGCTGGACCTGGGCCCTGCCCGGCCTGGTGCTGATGCCCCTGCTGGGCTACACCCTGGGTCACGGCCTGGTGGACTGGCTGCTAGACCGCCCACAACGCAATCTATGGGGCGGCAGCCTGCTGCAGACCCTGGTGACGGTGGGCTTCATCGTGCTGATCTCGGCCGCGGTGGCGTACTACTTTTTCACCCGCGAATCGCTGGCAGCACTGAAGTTGGCGCATGAACAGGCCCAGCGTCAGGCCGCCGAGGCCCAGCTGCAAACCCTGCAGGCCCAGCTGGAGCCGCACATGCTGTTCAACACCCTGGCGCATCTGCGGGTCCTGATCAAGCTGCGGCCCGACGACGCGCAGGCCATGCTGGATCAGCTGATCGCCTTTCTGCGCGCCACCCTGCAGGCCAGCCGCCGCGAAAGCCATCCCTTGAGCGCCGAGTTCGAGCGCCTGCGCGACTACCTGGCCCTGATGCAGGTGCGCATGGGTGCGCGCCTGCGCCCCGAGCTGGACCTGCCGGCCGAGCTGGCCGCGTTGCCGGTGCCGCCGCTGCTGCTGCAGCCCCTGGTGGAAAACGCCATCAAACACGGGCTGGAGCCGGCGGTGGATGGCGGACGATTGCGCATCTCGGCGCGGCGTCGGGATCAGCGCCTGCTGCTGTGCGTCGAGGATGAAGGCGTCGGGCTGGGCCAGGCGCCCGCCAGCGATGGCACCGGCTTTGGCCTGACCCAGATCCGCGAACGCCTGCAAAGCCTGTACGGCCCACGCGCCAGCCTGACCCTGCAAGCCTTGGATCCCCAGGGCTGCCGGGCCGAATTGGAGTTGCCCCTGAAATGAACAGCTGCCCCCGCGCCCTGATTGCCGAAGACGAAACCCTGCTGGGCGAGCACCTGCGTGCCGAACTGCAGGCCCTGTGGCCCGAGCTGGAGGTGCTGGGCATTGCGCCCAATGGCCAGGCGGCGCTGGAGCAAGGCCTGCGCCTGCGGCCCGAGATCGTGTTTCTGGACATCCGCATGCCGGGGCTCACTGGCTTGGAGGCCGCCACCGCCCTGGCCGAGGACTGGCCCGAAGACGCGGGTGCCCTGCCCTTGATCGTCTTCGTCACCGCGCACGACGAGTATGCGCTCAAGGCCTTCGAGGCGGCTGCGGTGGACTATGTGCTCAAGCCCGCGCAAACCGAGCGCCTGCGCCAGACCGTGCAGCGCCTGCAAGCGGCCCTGGCCCAACGGGCTGCTTCGGCGGCGCCGGGGGCTGCACAGGCCGACGACACGCTTGCCGCCCTGCGCACCTTGCTGAGCCAGGCCCAATCCGCCCCCAGCACGCCGCGCCTGCGCCATTTGCAAGTGGCGGTGGGCAACCAGATTGAGCTGGTGCCCGTGGATCAGCTGCTCTATCTAGAAGCCGCCGACAAATACGTGCGCGCCGTGACGACCGGCAGGGAGCACTGGGTGCGCATCTCGCTGCGCGAGTTGCTGCCGCAGCTGGACCCCGAGCGCTTCTGGCAGGTGCATCGCAGCACCGTCGTCAATATCGACGCCGTGCGCCGCGCCGAACGGCTGGAAAACGGCCAGGCCCTACTGGACTTGCACGGCAGGCCCGAGCGCATCACGGTGAGCCGCGTGCATGCGGCGCGCTTCAAGCCCTTGTAGCCCGCTGCGGCCTCTGTGACAGAGGCGCACTTCTACAATGCCGCTCCCCGGGCCGACCAGGCCCGTTTTGCATTGCGTTTCCCCTATGAATAGCCCCGTCGAAGCCCCCACCCCTGGCCACAATTTTTTGCGCGCGCAGATTGAGCGCGATCTGCAGCAGTGGAGCCGGGGCCAGGGGCCGGAGCGACGCTTTGGGGGCTCGCCCGGCGACGCCGCCCACCACGCGGCCGGCGCGCTGGACCCGGCCAAGATCCGCACCCGTTTTCCGCCCGAGCCGAATGGCTATCTGCACATCGGCCACGCCAAGAGCATTTGCCTGAACTTCGGCTTGGCGCGGGACTACGGCGGCGCCGCCCACCTGCGCTTTGACGACACCAATCCGGAAAAGGAAGAGCAGGAGTACGTCGACGCCATCAAAGAGATGGTGGCCTGGCTGGGCTGGAGCTGGGAGCACGCCGGCCAGACCCATCTGTACCAGGCCAGCGACTACTTTGACTTCATGTACCGCGCGGCGGAAGGCTTGATCGAAGCCGGCCTGGCCTATGTGGACGAGCAAAGCGCAGACGACATGCGCAAGAACCGCGGCGACTTCACGACGCCCGGCACTGACAGCCCTTTTCGCACGCGCACGCCGGCCGAGAACCTGGCGCGATTCAGGGAGATGCGCGACGGCCAGCACGCGGACGGCAGCATGGTGCTGCGCGCCAAGATTGAAATGGCCAGCCCCAACATCAATCTGCGCGATCCGGCGCTCTATCGCATCAAGCATGCCGAGCACCACGCCACGGGCAATAAGTGGTGCATCTACCCGATGTACACCTATGCGCACCCGATCGAGGACGCGCTGGAGCGCATCACCCACTCCATCTGCACCCTGGAGTTCGAGGACCAGCGGCCCTTCTACGACTGGCTGCTGGGCCATCTGGCGCAATTGGGGCTGCTGGCCCAGCCGCTGCCGCACCAGTACGAGTTCGGCCGCCTAAACCTGAGCTATGTGGTGACCAGCAAGCGCAAGCTGCGCCAACTGGTGGACGAAGGCCATGTGAAGGGCTGGGACGATCCGCGCATGCCGACCCTGGTGGGCATGCGCCGGCGCGGCTACACGCCGGAGAGCATCCGCGCCATGGTGGACGGCAGCGGCACCACCAAGACCAACAGCTGGCTGGAGTACAGCGTGCTGGAAGGCTGCCTGCGCGCCGACCTGGAAGCCCGTGCCCCGCGCGCCATGGCCGTGCTGGACCCCCTGAAGCTGGAGCTGGTGAACTACGCCGAGGTGTTCGGCTCCACCGACTTCCGCGACCCCTGCAGCGCCCCGGCCCATCCGCACCACCCTGAGTTGGGCGAGCGCCGCTTCTCCTTCGGCCCCGAGCTCTGGATCGAGCGCGAGGACTTCGCCGAGGTGCCGCCCAAGGGCTATCACCGCCTGTTCCCGGGCAACAAGGTGCGCCTCAAGGCCGGCCATGTGATCGAGTGCGTGGGTTGCACCAAGAACGAAGCCGGCGAAGTGCTTGCCGTGCAGGCCAAGGTCGTGCCTGACACCAAGAGCGGCACACCCGGCGCGGATGCCATCAAGGTCAAGGGCGTGATCACCTGGGTGGCCGCACACGAGGCCGTGGCGGCCGAAATTCGCCTGTTCGACCGCCTGTTCAGCGACCCCCAACCCGACGCCGGCGGCAAGGACTTCCTGGCCTGTCTGAACCCGGAGTCGCTGCGAGTGACCCAAGGTTTTGTGGAGCCGGCGCTGCTGGATGCGGCTCCCGCCAGCCACTGGCAGTTCGAGCGCCACGGCTATTTCGTGGCCGACCGAGTCGATCACTCGGCAGGCCGGGCGGTGTTCAACCGCACCGCCACTCTGAAGGACAGCTGGGGCGCGAAATGAACAAGGGGGCCACAGGCCCCCTTGTGATTTCTGCGTCGTTCAGCACGCGCAGGCCATGCCGACGACCTGCCGGCGCATTGTTCCCGGTTGAGTGCCCGTAGCGAGTGGGTGGCCATCGCGCTTCCAGAAATCCAGACCGCCCAGCATCTCCTTGACCAGAAAGCCCAGCGCAGCCAGCTTGTAGGCGCCCTTGGTTGAGCCGTTGCAGCCGATGCCGTCGCAATAGGTCACGTAGACCTTGCTGCGATCGAGCTGGGCGCAGCGCTCGGCCGTCATCTCGCGGTGCGGCAGGCTGATGGCGCCCGGCACATGGCCCTGGGCGTAGTGCGCGGCGGAGCGCGTGTCCACCACCACCAGGCGATCCAGTCCGAGGCTGAGGTCCTCGGCCACATCCCAGGCATCGGCATGGAAGCGCAGCTTCCACTGCATGTAGTCGGCCGTCTCAGTGGGACTGGCGGGCGGGTAGTGCAACACGGCGGAATCGTTCATCAAGGTCTCCTGAAGGTGAACACACTCTAGGCTCCCGCGCTCCGCGTCGTCAGACCACTTTGGGGGCGATCAGCAGACCACTTTGGCGCGACACTGGCGCCATGCCTTTACCCAGCCGTCTTTGGTTGCAGCATTTCGACCGCGCGGCACGCTCGGGCTTGAGCCTGCGCGAACAGCTTTGCGCCAGCCTGCGTGCCCATGCCCGAGCGCGCCGCAGTGCCGTCGCAGAACGCCTGCCTGCCAGCCGCGTGCTGGCGGCCGACTTGGGCCTGTCGCGCGCCACGGTCGAGGCCGCCTATGCGCAGCTGCAGGCCGAAGGCTTGCTGGAGCGCCGCCATGGCAGCGGCAGCTATTTGCGCGCCACACCGACCCAAGCGACGCGCGCGGCCGTCCCAGGAGCGAGCCGCCCGGCCACCTTGTCAGCACGGGGGCAGTTGGCCCTTCGGATCGGCGGCTGCGTGGACCCGCTGACGCCCCTGCCCTTCGCCGCCGGCAGCCCCGACCTGCGCGCCTTCCCCTGGGCGCTGTGGCAGCGTCTGGGCCGTCGCCGCCAGGGCGATGCGCCGGCGCTGGCGCGCTACCAAGATCCACAGGGTCTGCCAGAGCTGCGCGATGCGCTGGCCGAGCACCTGCAAGCCGCCCGCGGCCTGGCAGGCCGACCCGATCAATTGCTGATCCTGACCAGTTCGCAGCAGGCCCTTCAACTGCTGGCCAGCCTGCTGCTGGACCCTGGCGACTGCGTGTGGATGGAAGATCCTGGTTATCGCGGCGCCGCCGCCTGCTTTGCAGCTGCGGGCGCCCGGGTGCAGCCCGTGCAGGTGGACGCCGAGGGCCTGTGTCCGCAGGCCGACTTGCCCCCGCCGCGCCTGATCTACCTGACCCCGGCGCACCAGTACCCGCTAGGCGTGCGCCTGAGCCCCGCACGGCGCGCGCAGATCCTGGCCCTGGCGCGTCAGCATGGCGCCTGGGTGATCGAGGACGACTACGACAGCGACTTCCACGACGCCGCCACCGCCCTGCCGGCGCTGCAGACCCAGGACCCCGATGGGCGCGTGGTCTACCTGGGCACTTTCTCAAAGACCCTGATGCCAGGGCTGCGCCTGGCCTATGCGCAGCTGCCCGATCGCTTGATGCCCGCCGCCTTGGCCCTGCGCAGCTTGCAGGATGGCCACAGCAACGGGTGGTTCCAGGCCTTGGTGGCCGACTTCATCGGCGGCGGGCACTACGCGACGCACCTGCGCGCCATGCGCCGGCTCTACAACGCCCGTCGCACGCTGCTGCAACAGGGGCTAGCCGCCGAGCTGCCCTGGGCGCGGGTGCTGGCGCCCGAGGGCTGCGGGCTGCAGCTCTGTGTGGCGCTACCGCAGGGGCAAGGCGACCGGCTGAGTCGAGCGGCGGCCCGTGCTGGTGTCGTCACGCCCGGCCTGCACAGCTTGCAGAAAACCCTGGATGCCTGGCTGCTGGGCTTTGCGGCTTTAACACCCGCTGAGATCGAAGGCGCCATCGCGAGGCTGGCGCCCCTTCGCCCTTGATCAGCGCCGGCGAATCAACGCCGACAAATCAACGCCGACAAACATGCGGCGTGGCGAACTCGCGGCCCACCACCGCGCGCGCAAACAGGTAGTTCTCGCGGGCATGCTCGCTCAGACCATCCAGATTGACTTCCCCGTGGGCATCGCAGGGAAAGGCCAGCGCCCGGCCGGCCTGGAACAAGGAATCGAAGCGCAGCTCGAAACCCGGCTGCACGGTGGCTTGGGTGATCGGGGCCATGGACTTCTCCTTGCATCGGCAACACGCCTTGAAGAGGTTTTCGGCGGGCCTTGGGATCAGGTTAAGAGCCGCCTCCCGGCGGCGCGAGTGCAAAAGTCTCGGCGCGCTGTCGGGCATGCGGCCGACCTTCAGTCAGGGGGAATCCGACACGAATGGCAGTCGGTTCAGCGCGGCCTTATCCCCGCCCGCTGTGGACAAGTTCGTGCATACCTCTTGGGGCCTTGCGCCAAGTGCTTGTCCAGACAAGTGAAAACCTGCCCTGCCACAAGATGAGGCAGTGGGCACGCGGCGTGGCGGCCTGGCGCCGGCAGGTGCTCAGGGCTTGCGCGCCACCACGAAGATGCGAATGTCTTTGCCCTTCGTGCCGTGGCGCTCCTCGGCCTCGATCTGCAAGCCCTGGCGCTCCAAGGCAGCCACGAGTGTGGGCGCCTTGAATGCCCGCACCGGCGGCGCCTTGCCCAGCACGCGCGCCACGGGAATGGCCAGCCAGGGAATCAGTGGGTTCATCTCGCCCACGCAGGCCGTCTTGGAAATGAAGAGGCCGCCCGATTTGAGCGGTTTCAGCAGCTGCGCTAGGCTGGCGTCAAGATCAGGCAGCAGGTGCAGCAGATTGAAGGCCAGCAAGGCATCAAAGCCGGGTGCTGGGCGCTGAGGCGCAGCGTCGGCTGCATCAGCCGCATCAGCTACTGCAAAGCGCAGACCCGGAGTGGGCTGCAGCGCCAAGCGCTCGCGGGCGATGGTGATCATCTCCGGCGCCAGGTCGGTCCCCAGATAACTTCGCACTTGGGGGGCCAGACGCAATGCGGTGCTGCCCGTGCCGCAGCCCAGCTCCAGCACGGTTTGCTGGGGCTGCAACAAGGCGCGCACCCGGTCCAGCGTGGCTTCATACCCAGGCAAGTCGGCGATCGCATCCGCCGCGTACTTGCGCGCGATGCGGTTCCAAAACCGCGCCTGAGCCGTCAGGGGCGTCACGCCTGAGGCTGACGCTGCGGGCCGCGACAGGCGGCTCATAGAACGGCCAACGCCGGACGCCACGACTCGGTCTGCACATGGCAGCGACCCTGCGTCACCCGCACCCGCAGGCTGGCGCTGGCGTGGCCGGCCTTGCTCGCGACCACGTCGTAGTCACCCGCGCGGTCAAACACGGCGCACGGCGCTGGATCGCAGATCAGACTCTGCGAGCTCGAGGGTTGGCCGTGATTCCTGAAAAATCCGCAGGAATGCCGTTAAACCATTGATTCAATTCGGTATTTG
Above is a window of Inhella inkyongensis DNA encoding:
- a CDS encoding sensor histidine kinase — translated: MTPDSLAPPWRQRHPRINELLNILAVGLVIGVLNWLIRGGRHFWGGMLYSQAITLCIAYGIALYNTGVSRWLLRRGGQSPALLKNWPGWTWALPGLVLMPLLGYTLGHGLVDWLLDRPQRNLWGGSLLQTLVTVGFIVLISAAVAYYFFTRESLAALKLAHEQAQRQAAEAQLQTLQAQLEPHMLFNTLAHLRVLIKLRPDDAQAMLDQLIAFLRATLQASRRESHPLSAEFERLRDYLALMQVRMGARLRPELDLPAELAALPVPPLLLQPLVENAIKHGLEPAVDGGRLRISARRRDQRLLLCVEDEGVGLGQAPASDGTGFGLTQIRERLQSLYGPRASLTLQALDPQGCRAELELPLK
- a CDS encoding glutamine--tRNA ligase/YqeY domain fusion protein, giving the protein MNSPVEAPTPGHNFLRAQIERDLQQWSRGQGPERRFGGSPGDAAHHAAGALDPAKIRTRFPPEPNGYLHIGHAKSICLNFGLARDYGGAAHLRFDDTNPEKEEQEYVDAIKEMVAWLGWSWEHAGQTHLYQASDYFDFMYRAAEGLIEAGLAYVDEQSADDMRKNRGDFTTPGTDSPFRTRTPAENLARFREMRDGQHADGSMVLRAKIEMASPNINLRDPALYRIKHAEHHATGNKWCIYPMYTYAHPIEDALERITHSICTLEFEDQRPFYDWLLGHLAQLGLLAQPLPHQYEFGRLNLSYVVTSKRKLRQLVDEGHVKGWDDPRMPTLVGMRRRGYTPESIRAMVDGSGTTKTNSWLEYSVLEGCLRADLEARAPRAMAVLDPLKLELVNYAEVFGSTDFRDPCSAPAHPHHPELGERRFSFGPELWIEREDFAEVPPKGYHRLFPGNKVRLKAGHVIECVGCTKNEAGEVLAVQAKVVPDTKSGTPGADAIKVKGVITWVAAHEAVAAEIRLFDRLFSDPQPDAGGKDFLACLNPESLRVTQGFVEPALLDAAPASHWQFERHGYFVADRVDHSAGRAVFNRTATLKDSWGAK
- a CDS encoding methyltransferase, which codes for MSRLSRPAASASGVTPLTAQARFWNRIARKYAADAIADLPGYEATLDRVRALLQPQQTVLELGCGTGSTALRLAPQVRSYLGTDLAPEMITIARERLALQPTPGLRFAVADAADAADAAPQRPAPGFDALLAFNLLHLLPDLDASLAQLLKPLKSGGLFISKTACVGEMNPLIPWLAIPVARVLGKAPPVRAFKAPTLVAALERQGLQIEAEERHGTKGKDIRIFVVARKP
- a CDS encoding LytR/AlgR family response regulator transcription factor, with amino-acid sequence MNSCPRALIAEDETLLGEHLRAELQALWPELEVLGIAPNGQAALEQGLRLRPEIVFLDIRMPGLTGLEAATALAEDWPEDAGALPLIVFVTAHDEYALKAFEAAAVDYVLKPAQTERLRQTVQRLQAALAQRAASAAPGAAQADDTLAALRTLLSQAQSAPSTPRLRHLQVAVGNQIELVPVDQLLYLEAADKYVRAVTTGREHWVRISLRELLPQLDPERFWQVHRSTVVNIDAVRRAERLENGQALLDLHGRPERITVSRVHAARFKPL
- a CDS encoding rhodanese-like domain-containing protein, yielding MNDSAVLHYPPASPTETADYMQWKLRFHADAWDVAEDLSLGLDRLVVVDTRSAAHYAQGHVPGAISLPHREMTAERCAQLDRSKVYVTYCDGIGCNGSTKGAYKLAALGFLVKEMLGGLDFWKRDGHPLATGTQPGTMRRQVVGMACAC
- the pdxR gene encoding MocR-like pyridoxine biosynthesis transcription factor PdxR translates to MPLPSRLWLQHFDRAARSGLSLREQLCASLRAHARARRSAVAERLPASRVLAADLGLSRATVEAAYAQLQAEGLLERRHGSGSYLRATPTQATRAAVPGASRPATLSARGQLALRIGGCVDPLTPLPFAAGSPDLRAFPWALWQRLGRRRQGDAPALARYQDPQGLPELRDALAEHLQAARGLAGRPDQLLILTSSQQALQLLASLLLDPGDCVWMEDPGYRGAAACFAAAGARVQPVQVDAEGLCPQADLPPPRLIYLTPAHQYPLGVRLSPARRAQILALARQHGAWVIEDDYDSDFHDAATALPALQTQDPDGRVVYLGTFSKTLMPGLRLAYAQLPDRLMPAALALRSLQDGHSNGWFQALVADFIGGGHYATHLRAMRRLYNARRTLLQQGLAAELPWARVLAPEGCGLQLCVALPQGQGDRLSRAAARAGVVTPGLHSLQKTLDAWLLGFAALTPAEIEGAIARLAPLRP